CTCCAGGTCGCCCTGGACGACCTCGACGCCGGCCGGCGTCGTCGCGGCCCCGGGGGAGCGGGTGAGCGCCCGCACGCGATGCCCCGAAGCCGCCAGGCTCCGGGTCACATGGCGGCCGACTTGGCCCGTGGCGCCGGTCAGCAGGATGTTCAAGGCCCCTCCTCGGCAGGTGAGTTCGGGCCCAGGGTGCCGCGCCGGGCTAGAGGAACCCGTGAGCGCCACTGGATCCGGGCCCAGGGATCCCGGCCCGCGCGCCGCTCCAGACGGAATGGACCGATCCTGGAGCCGTCCCGTGCGACGCGAGGGCAGGCTGGCGTGACATCGTCCGTACGACTGCGAGGAGTCGCCGTGTCAATGGCCGAGCGCAAGGCGCTGTGTCTGGAGATGGTCGCCGCCTGGAACCGTTGGGACCTCAGCGGGATCATCAAGCACTGGTCGCCGGACATCGTGCACTACTCCGAGGACAACGAGGTGAGTTCCGCCGACATGGTCAAGCTCATGGAGGGCGGGCTGAAGGCGTTCCCGGATCTCCAGCTCGAGGTGAAGAGCATCATGGCCGAGGAGGACCTGGTCACCCTCAGGATCACCGTGACCGCCACCCACCAGGGCGAGTTCATGGGCGTGGCCCCCACCGGACAGCGCGTCAGCTGGCACCTGGTGGAGGAACTGCGCTTCGCGGACGGCAAGGTGGTCGAGCACTGGGACGTCATCAACATGCGCCCCCTCCTGGTCCGGCTCGGCAAGCTGCCCGACATCCCGAAGGTCGAGCAGGAGGCGAGCGCCTGACTGCCCGTCAGGGCACTCGGCCCGCCCGCCGGTCGGTCGGCGCGACCCCGGGGGTGCGGCTGCCGCGCACCGCGCCCCCGGGCCGCTCGCCCCGCGTTCGGGCGCTCCCCGCCGCGTCCCGCGC
This window of the Streptomyces sp. NBC_01275 genome carries:
- a CDS encoding ester cyclase; the encoded protein is MAERKALCLEMVAAWNRWDLSGIIKHWSPDIVHYSEDNEVSSADMVKLMEGGLKAFPDLQLEVKSIMAEEDLVTLRITVTATHQGEFMGVAPTGQRVSWHLVEELRFADGKVVEHWDVINMRPLLVRLGKLPDIPKVEQEASA